The proteins below are encoded in one region of Flavobacteriales bacterium:
- a CDS encoding NifU family protein, giving the protein MTKIPTSLYSEATPNPRVMKFTANRMLVDQNIYEFNNRAEASASPLALELFGFPFVESVFISNNFISITKKDNGIEWSDIILEMREFIRDYLMDGGSVINEDASPKKSKTVTHKEELKREFSEIEKKIADLLDEYVRPAVEQDGGFISLKKFEKGTVTVSLQGACSGCPSSSMTLKSGIEGLLKREMPDEIVEVIADND; this is encoded by the coding sequence ATGACTAAAATACCAACATCTTTATATAGTGAAGCAACACCAAACCCAAGGGTTATGAAGTTTACGGCTAACCGTATGTTAGTAGATCAAAATATTTATGAATTCAATAACAGAGCTGAAGCTAGTGCTTCACCGCTGGCCCTAGAATTGTTTGGTTTCCCTTTTGTGGAAAGTGTTTTTATCAGTAATAATTTTATCTCTATCACCAAAAAAGACAATGGTATTGAATGGAGTGATATTATTTTAGAAATGCGTGAATTTATAAGAGATTATTTGATGGATGGGGGTAGCGTGATTAATGAAGATGCCTCACCTAAAAAAAGCAAAACAGTCACACATAAAGAAGAGTTAAAAAGAGAATTTTCAGAAATAGAAAAGAAAATTGCCGATTTATTGGACGAATATGTTCGCCCAGCTGTCGAGCAAGACGGAGGCTTTATTTCTTTGAAGAAATTCGAAAAAGGAACCGTTACTGTTTCTTTACAAGGAGCATGTAGTGGATGCCCTTCATCGAGTATGACGCTAAAATCAGGTATTGAAGGCTTATTAAAAAGAGAAATGCCAGATGAAATAGTAGAAGTGATTGCTGATAATGACTAA